A DNA window from Microcystis aeruginosa NIES-843 contains the following coding sequences:
- the trpD gene encoding anthranilate phosphoribosyltransferase, whose product MTTPDWPNLLQQLLDRKSLSLNQAEELMTGWLNGQIPEVLSGAILAALQAKGVSAAELAGMAGVLRQQSRLEDPKPHTTPVIDTCGTGGDGAATFNISTAVAFVAAAGGVKVAKHGNRSASSKVGSADVLEYLGVNLSAPSEKVAAALDGVGVTFLFAPGWHPALKSVANLRKTLKVRTVFNLLGPLVNPLRPTGQVIGVYDRQFLTPMATALAQMGTPKAIIVHGREKLDEVGLGDLTDMALLNNGEVISAAIDPLSIAIPRASLNALKGGEVPENAEILKNVLQGGGTPAQRDAVAINASLALQVAEKVTFGDHAAGFALARDILASGLAWQKLEELVKFLAA is encoded by the coding sequence ATGACCACTCCAGACTGGCCAAACCTACTGCAGCAACTACTCGATCGAAAATCCCTTTCCCTTAACCAAGCTGAAGAATTAATGACCGGATGGTTAAACGGCCAGATTCCAGAAGTTTTATCGGGGGCGATTTTAGCGGCTTTGCAAGCAAAAGGAGTCTCGGCCGCGGAATTAGCGGGAATGGCCGGAGTTTTACGGCAACAATCTCGCTTAGAAGACCCTAAACCCCATACCACTCCCGTTATCGATACCTGTGGCACCGGCGGTGACGGGGCCGCAACTTTTAATATTTCCACTGCTGTGGCTTTTGTGGCGGCCGCCGGGGGTGTCAAAGTGGCTAAACACGGCAATCGCTCGGCTTCCAGCAAGGTCGGTTCGGCCGATGTTTTAGAATATCTTGGGGTTAATTTGAGCGCCCCTAGCGAGAAAGTAGCAGCGGCTTTAGATGGGGTGGGAGTGACCTTTCTTTTTGCCCCCGGTTGGCATCCAGCCCTGAAAAGTGTGGCTAATCTCCGCAAAACCCTGAAAGTTCGCACGGTTTTTAATCTTCTGGGTCCTCTAGTTAATCCTCTCCGTCCCACAGGTCAAGTTATCGGGGTTTATGACCGGCAATTTCTCACCCCCATGGCCACGGCTTTAGCACAAATGGGAACCCCAAAGGCGATTATTGTTCACGGCCGGGAAAAACTCGACGAGGTGGGGTTAGGAGATCTGACCGATATGGCTTTATTAAATAATGGCGAGGTGATTTCTGCGGCGATCGATCCCTTGTCAATTGCTATCCCCAGAGCCAGTTTAAATGCCCTTAAAGGCGGGGAAGTACCAGAAAATGCCGAAATCCTCAAAAATGTCCTGCAAGGGGGGGGAACACCGGCTCAACGGGATGCTGTGGCGATTAATGCCTCTCTTGCCCTACAGGTGGCAGAAAAGGTCACTTTTGGCGACCATGCTGCCGGTTTCGCCCTCGCTCGCGACATTTTAGCCAGTGGGTTAGCTTGGCAAAAATTAGAGGAGTTGGTTAAGTTTCTCGCCGCCTAG
- a CDS encoding DUF2499 domain-containing protein, translating to MNALSIPTWIVHVSSVVEWIAAIWLVWTYGDISSDRSWRMLSWGMLPALIGAMCACTWHFFDNISALSWLVTLQAAMTVLGNFTLCAAGWWLWRSSKISVNNE from the coding sequence ATGAATGCTTTATCAATACCGACGTGGATAGTTCATGTATCGAGTGTCGTAGAATGGATAGCGGCAATCTGGTTAGTCTGGACCTATGGCGACATCAGTAGCGATCGATCGTGGCGAATGTTATCTTGGGGAATGTTACCCGCTTTAATTGGGGCCATGTGTGCCTGTACATGGCATTTTTTTGATAATATCAGTGCCTTATCCTGGTTAGTCACCCTACAGGCAGCCATGACTGTCTTAGGAAATTTTACCCTCTGTGCTGCCGGTTGGTGGCTGTGGCGTTCCAGTAAAATTAGCGTTAACAATGAATAA
- a CDS encoding pentapeptide repeat-containing protein, with protein MLPADLKGANLEGANLEKVYLCGADLQGANLQGANLEGALIDGANLTGANLSHSILKNSRLIAANFQGANLKYANLENALVDHANLGYIN; from the coding sequence ATGCTCCCGGCCGATTTAAAAGGAGCTAATCTAGAAGGAGCCAATTTAGAAAAAGTGTATTTATGCGGTGCCGATCTACAAGGGGCTAATCTGCAAGGGGCAAACTTAGAAGGAGCTTTAATCGATGGTGCCAACTTAACGGGAGCTAATCTTAGTCATTCTATCCTGAAAAATAGTCGATTAATTGCAGCTAATTTTCAAGGGGCAAATTTAAAATATGCTAATCTAGAAAATGCCCTTGTTGATCATGCTAATCTCGGTTATATTAATTGA
- a CDS encoding IS1634 family transposase, translating into MNQSTEIEVKNLDHLGLVAGIIDEIGIVEIINEQVSIERGEIVTAGQVVKAIILNGLGFVSRALYLFPQFFEDKATEHLLGEGIEPKHLNDDKIGRVMDKLYQLDVSGIFLLISLAAVKKFGVATENSHLDSTSLSVEGEYKKEYPTVEILKSGAVGEEIETRQQPIKITYGYSRDRRPDLKQFMIDLIVSGDGDVPLFLKVGDGNEADKAVFGQIAREFKKQVDFDSLIVGDSALYSKENLKLMKEMRWLSRVPLSIKEAQELVDSISEKELTDSEIPGYSWRETISNYGGIEQRWLLVESQARQESDLKKLEKKIEQEKNSAQEKIRQLSRREFENRAVALAIAKGLSDSLKSHQLTEIKVNLIPPESQGSKLKSKDDLPSQSYQVQAELELNLTAIERLKKRAGRFVLATNDLEKQRLSSEDILKKYKGQQAPERGFSFLKDPCFFAHSVFLKSPHRIEVMAMLMGLCLLVYTIGQRQLRLSLKQQETGLKNPLGKLTDRPTLRWIFQGFQGIHLVRIQDNQKISNLTDERRNILRFFPKPCQEYYLLS; encoded by the coding sequence ATGAATCAATCAACAGAAATTGAAGTCAAAAATCTAGACCATCTGGGATTAGTAGCCGGAATTATCGATGAAATAGGAATCGTTGAAATTATCAACGAACAAGTCTCAATTGAGCGAGGAGAAATTGTCACAGCGGGGCAAGTAGTGAAAGCAATTATCCTGAATGGATTGGGATTTGTCTCCCGAGCCTTGTATTTATTTCCTCAATTTTTTGAAGATAAAGCAACCGAACATCTGCTGGGAGAGGGCATCGAACCCAAGCACTTGAATGATGATAAAATTGGTCGAGTAATGGACAAACTTTATCAACTGGATGTTTCGGGTATTTTCCTACTCATCAGTTTAGCCGCCGTGAAAAAATTTGGTGTAGCAACCGAGAACTCCCATTTAGATTCGACTTCTCTATCAGTAGAAGGAGAATATAAAAAGGAATACCCAACAGTAGAAATCCTGAAATCAGGAGCAGTGGGAGAAGAAATTGAAACCAGACAACAGCCAATAAAAATTACCTACGGATACTCCCGCGACCGAAGACCTGACTTAAAACAATTTATGATTGACTTAATCGTAAGTGGGGATGGAGATGTACCTTTATTCCTGAAAGTAGGGGACGGAAATGAAGCGGACAAAGCGGTTTTTGGTCAAATCGCCCGAGAATTTAAAAAACAAGTTGACTTTGACAGTTTAATAGTCGGCGATAGCGCCCTCTATAGCAAAGAGAATTTAAAACTAATGAAAGAAATGCGTTGGTTGTCTCGAGTACCATTAAGCATTAAAGAGGCTCAAGAGTTGGTTGATAGCATCTCAGAAAAAGAGTTAACCGATTCAGAAATACCGGGTTATTCCTGGCGGGAAACCATCTCTAACTATGGGGGGATAGAACAAAGATGGTTGCTAGTTGAAAGTCAAGCTAGACAAGAATCAGACTTGAAAAAATTAGAGAAAAAAATCGAGCAGGAAAAGAATTCTGCCCAAGAAAAAATCCGGCAACTATCCCGAAGAGAATTTGAGAATAGAGCGGTGGCGTTGGCGATAGCCAAAGGATTATCTGACTCCTTAAAATCTCATCAGTTAACGGAGATTAAAGTCAATCTCATTCCGCCTGAGTCCCAGGGGTCAAAACTCAAATCAAAAGACGATTTACCCTCTCAAAGCTATCAAGTTCAAGCCGAATTAGAGTTGAATTTGACCGCCATTGAGAGGCTAAAGAAACGAGCAGGACGATTCGTTTTAGCAACTAACGATTTGGAGAAACAACGATTAAGCAGTGAGGATATACTCAAAAAATATAAAGGGCAACAAGCTCCGGAAAGAGGATTTTCTTTTCTCAAAGACCCCTGCTTTTTTGCCCACAGTGTCTTTCTCAAATCTCCCCATAGAATCGAGGTCATGGCCATGCTCATGGGCTTGTGCCTGCTGGTTTATACTATTGGTCAAAGACAACTTCGTTTAAGTTTAAAACAGCAGGAGACGGGACTGAAAAATCCGTTGGGTAAGTTAACTGACCGACCGACGTTACGCTGGATATTTCAGGGCTTTCAAGGGATTCATCTCGTCCGTATTCAAGACAATCAAAAGATTAGCAACTTAACGGATGAGAGGCGCAACATTTTGAGATTTTTTCCCAAACCTTGCCAGGAATATTATCTCTTATCTTGA
- a CDS encoding GIY-YIG nuclease family protein codes for MNESDTLANLQQLEYIPYLDATGNISADFQGKIGVYAIFDREQVLEFVGYSRDIYLSLKQHLARQPQACYWLKIQLIDRPNRTILESIKQAWLRESQAVIDNEKLWTEPIDAKLAMTETEKEFYQSADELGQIKLLKQLSRRVENDILSTLEKRGVQMEIRFNPKLKEQGLLDLK; via the coding sequence ATGAATGAGTCTGATACTTTGGCTAATCTCCAACAATTAGAATATATTCCCTACCTAGATGCCACGGGTAATATCTCTGCTGATTTCCAGGGAAAAATCGGGGTTTATGCCATTTTTGATCGAGAACAAGTCTTGGAGTTTGTCGGCTATTCTCGTGATATTTATCTCAGTTTAAAACAACATCTTGCCCGACAGCCTCAAGCTTGTTATTGGCTAAAAATACAGTTGATTGATCGTCCTAATCGGACTATTCTCGAATCGATTAAACAAGCTTGGCTAAGAGAAAGTCAGGCAGTAATCGACAATGAAAAACTCTGGACAGAACCAATTGATGCTAAATTAGCCATGACTGAGACAGAAAAAGAATTTTATCAAAGTGCTGACGAATTGGGGCAAATCAAGTTATTAAAACAGTTATCCAGACGAGTAGAAAACGATATTTTATCAACCCTAGAAAAACGGGGAGTACAGATGGAAATTCGTTTTAATCCCAAGTTAAAAGAACAGGGTTTGCTCGATTTAAAGTAA
- a CDS encoding DUF3593 domain-containing protein, which translates to MNKESLFAISLFPYLGFLWFVTRSGKMPLLALIGFYVLLIFVFITIPAGIYAKIHYGQELANVDWLHGSAELFLTLSNILVVLGFRQAILAKKETEKGEKIISPK; encoded by the coding sequence ATGAATAAAGAGAGTTTATTTGCCATTTCCCTGTTTCCCTATCTGGGGTTTCTTTGGTTTGTCACTCGTTCGGGAAAAATGCCTCTTTTAGCCCTAATTGGCTTTTATGTGCTGTTAATCTTCGTTTTTATCACCATTCCTGCCGGTATCTACGCCAAAATCCACTATGGTCAAGAATTAGCCAACGTCGATTGGTTACACGGCAGCGCCGAACTTTTCCTCACCCTCTCCAATATTCTCGTCGTCTTAGGTTTTCGTCAGGCAATTTTAGCCAAAAAGGAAACAGAGAAAGGGGAGAAAATCATAAGTCCGAAATAA